Proteins from one Mesotoga infera genomic window:
- the ltrA gene encoding group II intron reverse transcriptase/maturase, whose amino-acid sequence MKYYSLIDKVYSKKNLLKAYHRVNSNRGAPGIDGVTVKSFGEKLLEEIERLSEEIKSGEYMPMPLRRVEIPKADGKTRQLGIPTVRDRVVQQSLKEILEPIFEERFHPSSYGYRKGRNAWQAVEKAKAFASKYGLCNVVELDLSKCFDTLDHEKIIDSVAERVSDGKILKLIRAMLKSGVMEDGVWKATETGSPQGGVISPLLANIYLDEFDQKMKARGIRIVRYADDILIFSKTQEEAREFLAIAINILEIDMKLKVNRNKTRITTLEEGFHFLGFEIKGERVGIEKSRLKRFKGKVKGLTRRNQSTPVKEIVKELNPLLRGFASYFRIVDLQSTLRGLLSWIRRRLRAIILHQWKSTKKLNRVLRRAGWEEKVNLRMNKWRSSHTKAVNYAIPNRFFEEMNLFDMTSYYHPLSKYPILDP is encoded by the coding sequence ATGAAGTATTACAGTCTAATCGACAAAGTCTATTCGAAGAAGAACCTATTGAAAGCCTATCACAGGGTAAACTCCAACAGAGGAGCTCCTGGGATAGACGGAGTAACCGTAAAATCATTCGGGGAGAAACTCCTTGAAGAAATCGAGAGATTATCCGAAGAAATCAAGAGCGGTGAGTACATGCCCATGCCACTCAGGAGAGTAGAAATCCCAAAAGCAGATGGTAAAACAAGGCAATTGGGAATACCTACTGTGAGAGACAGGGTGGTACAACAATCTCTCAAGGAGATACTGGAACCTATATTCGAGGAAAGATTCCATCCCTCCAGTTACGGTTACAGAAAGGGAAGAAATGCCTGGCAGGCGGTGGAGAAGGCGAAAGCTTTTGCATCCAAATACGGTCTGTGCAATGTAGTGGAACTTGACCTGAGCAAATGTTTCGACACTCTGGATCATGAGAAGATAATAGACTCCGTAGCAGAGAGAGTGAGTGATGGAAAGATACTCAAACTCATACGCGCAATGCTGAAGAGCGGAGTAATGGAAGATGGAGTCTGGAAGGCAACAGAAACTGGCAGTCCACAGGGTGGTGTAATAAGTCCCCTGCTGGCGAACATCTACCTGGACGAGTTCGACCAGAAGATGAAAGCCAGAGGAATAAGGATAGTCAGATATGCAGACGACATATTAATCTTCTCGAAAACCCAGGAAGAAGCCCGAGAGTTTCTGGCAATCGCGATCAACATACTGGAGATTGACATGAAGCTCAAGGTCAACAGAAACAAGACGAGAATCACAACACTGGAGGAGGGCTTTCACTTTCTTGGCTTCGAAATAAAAGGCGAGAGAGTTGGGATAGAGAAATCCAGATTGAAAAGGTTCAAGGGAAAGGTCAAGGGACTTACAAGAAGGAACCAGAGCACACCGGTAAAGGAAATAGTGAAAGAGCTAAATCCACTGTTGAGAGGATTTGCCAGCTATTTCAGGATAGTAGACTTACAATCTACCTTGAGAGGGCTTTTGAGCTGGATAAGGAGAAGGCTTAGAGCCATCATACTACACCAGTGGAAGAGCACAAAGAAACTGAACAGAGTCCTTAGAAGGGCTGGATGGGAAGAGAAAGTCAATTTGAGAATGAACAAATGGCGCTCTTCTCACACAAAAGCAGTCAATTACGCCATTCCCAACAGGTTCTTTGAAGAGATGAACTTATTCGATATGACATCGTACTATCATCCCCTGTCGAAGTATCCGATACTCGATCCATGA